The following DNA comes from Pseudomonadota bacterium.
AAGGATTTCATCCCTGATTGATAGGGCTTTACTCAGGTCGGATTCATCGTGCTCACTAAACCATTTTGTCGCTACTGAGGTATCGAGACAATATGTTTTCATCCCTCCATCTCTCTCCACTTCCTTATCTCAGAGACACCATCCCACCTGCCTGATTTCTTTCTGAGCCTGTCTTGTGTATCAATGGCAAGCTTCACACGCCTTTTTCTTTTGCCCTCTTCGAGAATTTGTTGATAGTCATAAATAAGCTTCTCTGCTGCCTCTCTTAATAACATACTTCTGCTCTTCTTTTCTTCCCTGGCGATATGGTCGAGCTTTTCTAATATTTCTTCTGGGAATATCGTGTTGATCCTCATCATATATATACCTCCATATTACACACTTTATATGTATATAATAGATGATTAATAACAATGTGTCAAGTTAATACTGAATTGTCAGGTAACCCTTCAGTTACCGGGAGAAGCCCCCTGTTTTCTTCCGTGCTGGTGCTCCACGCAGAGAAAACTTACTGTACAAATCCTTCGGCGAGAGTGTCCCCCCATCCCCCTACCGCTTCGCTCCAGGGGGCTCTCTACCTCGCCGGGATTTTTACAGGGTTTTCTTTACTGCGCTCCGCAATGCACGGGTGCGAAAAAGGGGGCTTCTCCTATTCCCCCAAGACTGAGGGGTTACATTGTCAGCACATTGGTATGAAACCTTGTCCAAGACCTGCGGTCAGGGCAGGCATGGGAGATTTTGCGGGAAATTTCTTTTGACTG
Coding sequences within:
- a CDS encoding ribbon-helix-helix protein, CopG family, translating into MMRINTIFPEEILEKLDHIAREEKKSRSMLLREAAEKLIYDYQQILEEGKRKRRVKLAIDTQDRLRKKSGRWDGVSEIRKWREMEG